One window of Elaeis guineensis isolate ETL-2024a chromosome 11, EG11, whole genome shotgun sequence genomic DNA carries:
- the LOC105053608 gene encoding LOW QUALITY PROTEIN: auxin-responsive protein IAA13 (The sequence of the model RefSeq protein was modified relative to this genomic sequence to represent the inferred CDS: deleted 2 bases in 1 codon), with protein MRECRLRPISTPPLALPIFVLWRYPRTIAKHQLRERVLSPRSPSPVFVLEGGRSGGGESSSGSMSTVSKGPAVAVEAEEAEEDAVEKDYVGLSEESCSCYPDGKGDDGGAEDEDEEELELGLSLGAKKVTGGGGKQGGAPWREYCRILTAEDFPSMVSRAPPLSSSSSVSSSATLVRGGTTGGAASRRVAVSGSPDAGGSTNPPPSTQMVVGWPPIRAYRMNNIINQSKDNTSSNAIVTMTPKETNESSKNITKEVIAKELEKKGGLAGNSLFVKVNMDGDPIGRKVDLNAHWSYETLAAALEAMFDKPTSALGASICGSRTSKLDDGSPEFSLTYEDKDGDWMLVGDVPWGMFLSTVKRLRIMRTSDTNGGLAPRLHSSKSSGGLRNVP; from the exons ATGAGAGAATGTAGACTTAGACCTATTTCAACTCCGCCCCTTGCTCTTCCCATATTTGTCCTCTGGCGTTATCCCCGCACGATTGCAAAGCATCAACTCCGAGAAAGGGTGCTGTCACCCCGATCCCCGTCGCCGGTCTTTGTTCTTGAGGGAGGAAGAAGCGGGGGCGGCGAGTCCTCCTCCGGCTCGATGTCGACGGTGTCGAAGGGGCCGGCGGTGGCGGTGGAGGCGGAGGAGGCGGAGGAGGATGCGGTGGAGAAGGACTACGTGGGTCTTTCGGAGGAGAGCTGCTCGTGCTACCCCGATGGCAAGGGCGACGACGGCGGAGCCGAGGATGAGGacgag gaggagctggagctGGGACTGAGCCTAGGGGCCAAGAAGGTTACCGGCGGAGGCGGGAAACAGGGAGGGGCACCCTGGCGGGAGTACTGTAGGATTCTAACCGCTGAGGACTTCCCGTCGATGGTGTCGCGCGCTCCGCCgctgtcttcctcctcctccgtcTCCTCTTCAGCGACGCTGGTCCGCGGCGGTACCACCGGCGGCGCTGCGTCTCGGAGGGTTGCGGTCTCCGGTTCGCCGGATGCCGGGGGGTCAACTAATCCACCACCGAG CACTCAGATGGTGGTAGGATGGCCACCTATAAGAGCATACAGGATGAACAACATAATTAACCAATCCAAAGATAATACATCCTCAAATGCTATAGTAACCATGACCCCCAAGGAGACCAATGAAAGCAGCAAGAACATCACGAAAGAAGTCATTGCTAAGGAGCTTGAAAAGAAAGGAGGGCTTGCTGGGAATTCTCTCTTTGTCAAGGTGAACATGGATGGGGATCCCATTGGGAGGAAGGTCGATCTCAATGCCCACTGGTCCTATGAAACACTTGCTGCAGCACTTGAGGCCATGTTTGACAAGCCAACATCAGCACTTGGTGCTTCCATAT GTGGCTCAAGGACCTCAAAGTTGGATGATGGCTCCCCTGAGTTCTCACTAACATATGAGGACAAGGATGGTGACTGGATGTTGGTTGGAGATGTTCCATGGGG AATGTTTTTGAGCACTGTCAAGAGACTTAGAATCATGAGGACCTCCGACACCAATGGGGGGCTCG CACCAAGGCTTCATTCCTCCAAGTCTAGCGGTGGACTAAGAAATGTTCCCTAG